In Pseudomonas flavescens, the sequence TGGCAGCCGCTATTTCATCCGGCAGGTCGTGAACTGCTTGGCCTGGTTGCGCTGGTAAGTTGTTAGGCTTGCCTTGATCTACATCAGCGTCCTGAACGTCAATCTCCGGCTCTGCCTGAGCGTTGGCTGCTGATACGGCACCTAGGGCCGTGTCTGGTTCGGCCTCAGGCTCAGCATGTGGCTCTGCCTGAACGGGCATTTCGATATCGGCGGGAAGCCCTTCGCTCCCCCCTAAGTCGATCTGGATCGCAGCGGCGAGCTGAGCGATGATCGTTGGATCAGTTTTGGATATACCCTGCACCAGAGAAGATAGGCTGCAGATCGAAACTTCGGAATGACCAACGATCTGCCGAAACTCCGAAACCAGGCGAGGATCAATGATCTTAAGCCTAGGGTTGATGTTCGGAACAGGTCTTAGGCCGGCGCGCGTGATATCTAGTCGTTTTGACGGGGCGTATACCCAGTCTGACTTCTCATCATTAGTCAAGAAAAGTACATGGGTAAAGTCAGCACGCCGCTCAGCGCTGTACTCAAGCAGCTCCAACCAAATGATTAAATCGCCCAGGCGGTTTTCTGGCTTCCCTTCATCGCGAAATCCAGGTGGCAAGCGATGCTCGATACGTGCTGGCCCTTCTTTGGCTGCTCGTTCGCAGAGCTTGGCGAGGGGTGATTCAAGTACCGCTGTCCCCAGGTATTCTTGAATTTCGGCGTGGATTTCGTCGGGATCAAATTGATGCTTGAACGCTCGTGTGTATTGCTTCAGCCCGTCGATGGCTTCTCGGAAGCCTGTTAGATAATCAGTTCGGGTGCCTGCATAGCTGGTCGCCCTGAGTACTGCGTCGTCTACAAACAAAGAGGCAGTATCAAGCATAGCTTCAAGCGCTTTCCTTGGCTGGTCGTCGCCTTTACCTTTTGGGGTGTAGGTGTGAAGCAGGTTCTCCCTCACTTTGGCAAGGTATTCACCGGCGCACCAGGCTGGTAGGTACAGGCGCTCTTCGCCAATAGCCCCCACTGCCCAGTCGAAAAATTCCTGCCTTGCTGCAGAGTGGAGCTTGAACAGGTAAGACAAAATGTTGGTATCGATGAATATGAGGGTGTCTTTGG encodes:
- a CDS encoding PIN-like domain-containing protein, with protein sequence MLLGLNLLKKTKDDFLTDLAYLAKSKDTLIFIDTNILSYLFKLHSAARQEFFDWAVGAIGEERLYLPAWCAGEYLAKVRENLLHTYTPKGKGDDQPRKALEAMLDTASLFVDDAVLRATSYAGTRTDYLTGFREAIDGLKQYTRAFKHQFDPDEIHAEIQEYLGTAVLESPLAKLCERAAKEGPARIEHRLPPGFRDEGKPENRLGDLIIWLELLEYSAERRADFTHVLFLTNDEKSDWVYAPSKRLDITRAGLRPVPNINPRLKIIDPRLVSEFRQIVGHSEVSICSLSSLVQGISKTDPTIIAQLAAAIQIDLGGSEGLPADIEMPVQAEPHAEPEAEPDTALGAVSAANAQAEPEIDVQDADVDQGKPNNLPAQPGQAVHDLPDEIAAAIQLEGYRDAAYETDAPGQLNDIISSLKSHNWYIQNPAIEKIKSILSEDFPPTSWFVLGRNIYQAACGNAQKAMDFMVNLDTRLKRFPEQVSTYILAGMTYEIYFNSQGALRDSPKAGYLAKPLALLAKDEYSDVRAFIRSKLEQAGAHLYFYPGDDRKRTVVVQSHPSETDDILDADKRRRLSSITIDGRQILVDVQPENDELLTRYRASYSATDILDDISATLSIPRWALTLQLAPEVDTSVRFVIPDDRWFTPRIAGEADGAGGAA